A genomic segment from Thermodesulfobacteriota bacterium encodes:
- a CDS encoding LuxR C-terminal-related transcriptional regulator translates to MPEINPFDDMPVGFYHSILNSIKDPFNIVDRQYRILWANQARARFHQRDLKEMIGQACYKMFQRRTEPCAECPVRIVFDTGKPSVMERSVVLPDGSVKWGDVRCYPIFDRNGEVVRAIQIMIDITKRKTNTTRQQRYIDSLETTIREISGKHVQMLLEYGEKKGETPLTERETEILGLVANGFTNVEIGEVLSISPHTVKSHVTNMFEKLGVKDRTQAAVWAVRHKVF, encoded by the coding sequence ATGCCCGAAATCAATCCCTTCGATGACATGCCGGTCGGGTTCTACCACTCGATCCTCAACAGTATTAAAGATCCTTTCAACATCGTCGACCGGCAGTACCGGATCCTCTGGGCCAACCAGGCGAGGGCGAGGTTCCACCAGCGGGATCTGAAGGAAATGATCGGACAGGCGTGCTACAAGATGTTCCAGCGCAGAACCGAGCCTTGCGCGGAATGTCCCGTCAGGATCGTCTTCGACACGGGGAAGCCCAGCGTCATGGAACGGTCCGTGGTCCTGCCGGACGGGTCCGTAAAGTGGGGCGACGTCAGGTGTTACCCGATATTCGACAGGAACGGGGAGGTCGTTCGCGCCATCCAGATCATGATCGACATCACGAAGAGGAAAACCAACACCACGCGGCAGCAAAGGTACATCGATTCGCTGGAAACCACCATTCGCGAAATCAGCGGGAAGCATGTCCAGATGCTCCTCGAATACGGTGAGAAGAAAGGAGAGACTCCTCTCACCGAGCGGGAAACGGAAATTCTCGGCCTTGTGGCGAACGGGTTCACCAACGTGGAGATCGGCGAGGTGCTCTCCATCAGCCCGCATACCGTCAAATCCCATGTTACGAACATGTTCGAGAAATTGGGCGTCAAGGACAGGACGCAGGCGGCGGTCTGGGCAGTACGTCACAAGGTTTTCTGA
- a CDS encoding ATP-binding protein, producing MKRKIVIGLAVYSVVFLLAGIYVVRIYSTAGAEMDKLITLHNVQILKEHYSLQIRRVQSDFSRMTADQPRDFDAAVRNAMDLGRIVNTCFECHDTPQETERLNDIKRETERYKIALSRISTAGLNPALLAREEDAAFRIGRNLTGKIREMIAVRDSGFGMDSRKVMREMKTALYIPYGLVALGTLASALLGLVFIMGLTQPIKTLLESTRKLQGGDLDHRITGLKGEFGELAAAFNEMAESLKEQMRRMREAQEQMVRAETMAAVGTLSSGISHELSAPLSVIQNMAELARQDVADNPSLTEDLKVIEDEAKQAIAITRTMRGFAKSPQSKIEPVDVNEVLEEIFRIIEFQPRTRSILIVKDLAADLPPIRASAVPMRQVFLNVILNSIQAMPDGGELRVATWSVPSARPEGIRVSISDTGTGIPHEHLRKIFQPFFTTKEEGTGLGLAISLGIVQAHNGRIDVESEAGKGTTFHVFLPLAGAQESS from the coding sequence ATGAAGCGAAAAATCGTCATAGGGCTGGCCGTATATTCCGTCGTTTTCCTGCTGGCCGGAATATACGTGGTGCGGATCTACAGTACCGCCGGTGCGGAGATGGACAAGCTGATCACCCTCCACAACGTTCAGATACTGAAAGAGCACTATTCGTTGCAGATCCGGAGGGTGCAGTCGGACTTCTCCAGGATGACCGCCGATCAACCAAGGGACTTCGATGCGGCCGTCCGGAACGCGATGGACCTGGGGAGGATCGTAAACACCTGTTTCGAGTGCCACGACACCCCGCAGGAAACGGAACGGCTGAACGACATCAAAAGGGAAACGGAACGCTACAAGATCGCCTTGAGCAGGATATCGACGGCCGGCCTGAATCCTGCCCTGCTCGCCCGCGAGGAGGACGCGGCCTTTCGCATCGGCAGGAACCTTACCGGCAAGATCCGGGAGATGATCGCCGTCCGGGATTCCGGGTTCGGGATGGACTCGCGAAAAGTGATGCGGGAAATGAAGACGGCATTGTACATACCGTACGGGCTGGTGGCGCTGGGCACGCTCGCGTCGGCGCTGCTGGGGCTCGTGTTCATCATGGGCCTGACCCAACCAATAAAGACCTTGCTGGAGTCCACCCGGAAGCTGCAGGGCGGTGACCTGGACCACCGGATCACCGGCCTGAAGGGGGAGTTCGGCGAGCTGGCGGCCGCCTTCAACGAGATGGCCGAATCGTTGAAGGAGCAGATGCGACGGATGCGGGAGGCGCAGGAGCAGATGGTCCGGGCCGAGACGATGGCGGCCGTCGGCACGCTGTCGTCGGGGATCTCCCATGAACTGAGCGCTCCGTTGAGCGTAATCCAGAACATGGCCGAGCTGGCCCGGCAGGACGTTGCGGACAACCCTTCCCTGACCGAGGACCTGAAGGTCATCGAGGACGAAGCGAAACAGGCGATCGCGATCACCCGGACCATGCGGGGATTCGCGAAATCGCCGCAATCGAAAATCGAGCCGGTCGACGTCAACGAGGTGCTGGAAGAGATCTTCCGGATCATCGAGTTCCAGCCGAGGACCCGCTCCATCCTCATTGTCAAGGATCTGGCCGCGGACCTGCCGCCGATCCGGGCGAGCGCCGTTCCGATGCGCCAGGTCTTCCTGAACGTCATCCTGAATTCCATACAGGCCATGCCGGACGGCGGCGAGCTGCGGGTCGCCACCTGGAGCGTTCCCTCCGCCCGGCCGGAAGGGATCCGCGTCTCGATCTCGGACACCGGAACCGGGATCCCGCACGAGCACCTGAGGAAGATCTTCCAACCGTTCTTCACGACCAAGGAGGAAGGCACGGGGCTCGGGCTGGCCATCTCCCTCGGAATCGTCCAGGCGCACAACGGAAGGATCGACGTGGAGAGCGAAGCGGGCAAAGGGACCACGTTCCATGTTTTCCTTCCGTTGGCCGGAGCGCAGGAGTCCTCATGA